In Methanolobus chelungpuianus, the following proteins share a genomic window:
- a CDS encoding GNAT family N-acetyltransferase, which translates to MQLLVIDDSSIWDDFVDSSPYGTLFHKWGFLKAIEKHTGYTLLPYAMYSDDNLICIFPAFLKTNYGLNVALSPPPRTGVPYMGFIMSSDYADLTQNGKEVRLREIIKLVTERLEEISPAYVSFQLTPSLDDIREFKWNGYSVDPLFTYYIPTDAPLDDIFSGFSRSTRNMINKIRKNKFNMEMKESNDLSLFSDLLSKRYEEQGIRFPIMNMDYLADLLRLYPANIKLYYVYDENGNIIGSSIVIIYKDKVISWLGTPKPDVNLPVNELIFWELVKIARETGRMFEIGGADTQRLCSFKSRFNPSLETNYRVFRRRNIGVVAEWVYLNLYKKSSSLM; encoded by the coding sequence ATGCAATTATTGGTTATAGATGATTCCAGCATATGGGACGATTTTGTCGACAGTAGTCCATATGGGACTCTTTTTCATAAATGGGGTTTTCTGAAGGCCATTGAGAAGCATACAGGTTACACTTTGCTTCCTTATGCTATGTATAGCGATGATAACCTGATATGTATATTTCCGGCTTTCCTGAAGACAAATTACGGGTTGAACGTGGCACTCTCTCCACCCCCGCGCACAGGGGTACCATACATGGGATTTATAATGAGTTCAGACTATGCCGATCTTACACAGAACGGCAAGGAGGTCCGCCTCAGGGAGATTATAAAACTAGTAACCGAAAGACTTGAAGAAATATCTCCTGCCTATGTGTCTTTCCAGTTGACACCGTCTCTGGATGACATCAGGGAGTTCAAATGGAATGGTTATTCAGTTGACCCTCTGTTCACTTATTATATTCCTACTGATGCTCCCCTGGATGACATATTCAGCGGATTCAGCCGATCGACGAGGAACATGATAAACAAGATCCGGAAAAACAAGTTCAATATGGAGATGAAAGAGAGCAATGACCTCTCATTGTTTTCGGATCTGTTATCTAAAAGATATGAGGAACAGGGTATAAGATTCCCGATCATGAATATGGATTATCTTGCAGACCTCCTTCGACTGTATCCTGCTAATATAAAGTTATATTACGTGTATGACGAAAATGGCAATATCATAGGGTCCAGTATCGTCATTATATACAAGGACAAGGTGATCTCATGGCTGGGCACACCCAAACCTGATGTGAACCTGCCTGTCAATGAGCTTATATTCTGGGAACTTGTCAAAATAGCCAGGGAAACAGGCCGCATGTTCGAGATAGGAGGAGCTGACACACAGCGGCTTTGCTCTTTTAAATCACGCTTTAATCCTTCCCTTGAGACAAATTACAGGGTATTCAGGCGCAGGAACATTGGGGTTGTGGCCGAGTGGGTATACCTCAACCTGTACAAGAAGAGCAGTTCACTCATGTGA
- the asnB gene encoding asparagine synthase (glutamine-hydrolyzing) — translation MCGVTGFNWKNERLLHKMGEAIRHRGPDSEETYVDGSVSLGHRRLTVFNPSGDGHQSMPSEDGSLVISFNGRIHNYSELLDETASGGDSLKSRGDAELILDCYKEYGTDCVQHFNGMWAFCIYDKAKQTLFLSRDRFGIKPLYYYYDGSSFIFASEIKAILEHDIPRKENREIIFDYLYYNLTDHTEDTFFEGIRRLMPGHNLVFDLRNGKMEISEYYNIRARIRRTPADYEKIRELFTGSVRRSVASDAPVGSCLSGGIDSSSIVVTMRKVDPDALIKTFSMKFPGKNIDESMYQKDVSRKAGALNYSVTPEPAELMRDLEDLFMTQEEPFSGTSVYGQYRVMKLAKDNGVTVLLDGQGADQVLSGSSYFNGYYYYELMKRLDIVNLLREASQSYHKSRCLSPLMYLFLRVAPEDIKRSLYNHHKVPYLARSFIKENEHRKDIRWYLSSLDEAVCGSVSLYALPHLLRFLDKNSMRFSIESRLPFLDHVLVEYLLSLPSAQRINNGVTKYAFRKAMEGELPESVLARHDKIGFATPEESWLNEKRIRDFVYRIIDSEDFRSRDFWSWALVKDMFKKLHSGESQNIFVGTEIWRCISVELWMRMFIERKGFPATPEESGIKVPIYSPIL, via the coding sequence TATCAGGCACAGAGGGCCTGATAGTGAAGAGACGTATGTGGATGGGAGCGTCTCACTGGGGCATAGAAGACTGACAGTGTTCAACCCGTCGGGAGATGGCCATCAGTCCATGCCCAGCGAGGATGGAAGCCTTGTTATATCGTTCAATGGGAGGATCCATAATTATTCAGAATTGCTGGATGAAACGGCATCCGGAGGAGATAGCCTGAAAAGCCGGGGTGATGCGGAACTTATACTGGATTGCTATAAGGAATATGGCACCGACTGCGTGCAGCATTTCAATGGCATGTGGGCTTTCTGCATCTATGATAAAGCAAAGCAGACACTTTTTCTTAGCAGGGACAGGTTCGGGATCAAGCCCCTGTACTATTATTACGATGGCAGTTCCTTCATTTTCGCCTCGGAGATCAAGGCCATCCTCGAGCACGACATACCCCGCAAGGAAAACAGGGAGATAATATTCGATTACCTTTACTACAACCTGACAGATCACACGGAGGACACCTTTTTCGAGGGCATCAGGAGACTTATGCCAGGGCATAACCTTGTCTTTGATCTCAGGAACGGGAAAATGGAGATCAGCGAGTATTATAATATCAGGGCACGGATCCGAAGAACTCCAGCGGACTATGAAAAGATAAGAGAACTGTTCACGGGTTCAGTTAGAAGATCTGTCGCTTCAGATGCACCTGTAGGCAGTTGCCTGAGCGGAGGGATCGACTCCTCATCGATAGTCGTCACCATGAGAAAAGTAGACCCAGACGCCCTTATAAAGACATTCTCCATGAAGTTCCCGGGGAAGAACATCGATGAAAGCATGTATCAGAAAGATGTCAGCAGGAAGGCAGGTGCTTTGAACTACTCCGTAACTCCCGAACCTGCAGAGCTCATGCGGGATCTTGAAGACCTGTTCATGACACAGGAGGAGCCATTCAGCGGAACAAGCGTGTACGGGCAGTACAGGGTCATGAAGCTTGCAAAGGATAATGGTGTCACTGTCCTGCTGGATGGTCAGGGGGCTGACCAGGTCCTTTCGGGAAGCAGCTATTTTAACGGTTACTATTACTATGAGCTGATGAAAAGACTGGATATTGTCAACCTTTTAAGGGAAGCAAGCCAGAGCTATCATAAATCCAGATGCCTTTCCCCGTTGATGTACCTGTTCCTGCGCGTGGCTCCTGAAGATATAAAGAGGTCCCTTTACAACCACCATAAGGTTCCTTACCTCGCCAGGAGCTTCATTAAAGAGAACGAACACCGCAAAGATATCCGGTGGTACCTTTCCTCACTGGATGAGGCTGTCTGCGGCAGTGTCAGCCTGTATGCTCTGCCGCACCTGCTGAGGTTCCTTGACAAGAACTCCATGCGGTTCTCAATTGAATCCAGGCTTCCCTTCCTTGACCATGTTTTAGTGGAGTACCTGCTTTCCCTGCCTTCGGCACAACGGATAAACAACGGAGTTACAAAATATGCATTCAGGAAAGCTATGGAAGGGGAACTCCCGGAAAGCGTGCTTGCAAGGCACGACAAGATAGGTTTCGCAACACCTGAGGAGAGCTGGCTGAACGAAAAGAGGATCAGGGACTTTGTCTACCGCATCATAGATTCTGAAGATTTCAGGTCAAGGGATTTCTGGAGCTGGGCCCTGGTGAAAGACATGTTCAAAAAGCTTCATTCCGGCGAATCCCAGAACATCTTTGTGGGGACAGAAATATGGAGGTGCATATCGGTGGAACTGTGGATGAGGATGTTTATAGAAAGAAAGGGATTCCCAGCCACTCCAGAAGAAAGCGGTATAAAGGTGCCCATTTATAGCCCGATCCTATAA